The Arachis ipaensis cultivar K30076 chromosome B03, Araip1.1, whole genome shotgun sequence region AGTGGGGGAATAGCAAAGAGCATAGTGGAGACAAAATAGAGAAAAGGTAAGAGTTGTACAGTTGTACTTGCTGTTACCAGGAAGTCCTCTGTGACTGTATTGTAGTCTCAAGTCTCAACCCAACAATCATAATCTCTTCTCTCCTCTTCCCTTCTATCCACCTCCATGCTACCATTATTGCCGTACCAAATCTTAATTTTATTACTACAATCTAGAACTGCTTAATTCAATAATCATAAGAAAACTAGTAAAACCAAATCTCGCTCATCTTCCCCTTTTTAACTCTACCGTACCCCCCTTATTACTCCTTGGGCTCGTATAAAAACGTTTATAGTGTTTGGGCTCGATACACCAACAAAGTGACAAACAGTGGCCAGATCCATGAAAGGAAATGACTTTAACCAGCATTGTTTCCCATTGAATATGAATTTGATGACAGACAATATTTGTATTACAAATTGAATCTGCTGAGATTGATTAGTGTATTGACACGCCAATCTTTATTCATAAAACCTGCACCTACTGATACAGTGAGATAACATATAATAATGatgtaaaatatttatttattcctTATTGCATGTGAAAGTCatcaattttattattgttattcaaCAATTCAGCTATCTTGTATTGGGACTAATGGCAATTGGCCTCCATATATCTCTGGGAGCTGACTCTCCTCTATATCTTCTAGCAGTGTTGATTTCAGCTTCTTGTTCTCCACAAATACAATCTGCAATCAAACTCATTCTCTTAACATCCATCTCAAACGAGACACACTAACAGTAgttttatgttttaaattaaatGTCACCTTTTTCCTGGTATTGTTGTCAATGAAGGGGTAAATGACTTTCCACACTTTCATAAATATGTAAGGTGCGTGCAGAATAAACAACTTGCCTAATCTTTCAGGGTAGTAATCCTGCATTATTCATATTTAATTTGAACGTTCAAGCTTCCAATATCAACCATAAAATCATATGCATATAACACTACACAACACATACCTGCAAAATGCTTAGAGCGGTAATGTATCCACGCACGTCACTGTTAGAGTATCCCCATCCCTTAAGTTCTGCAATGCCCACAAATTTTTCTTGCCCATCTGGCAtactataataatatatatatatatagagagtaTTATATATCCGGCCATTCAATGAATCTAATTGTATTTGTAATAAAAGCAATTACCTGGCACATAACTTGTCAAATGCATACACAACAAAACCTGTATTATATATTgtattataaataaataagttgggaaaaataaaataatattgaaACGAGTTATATATAGCTAGGTACTTAACAGTTAACAGACTTACGTTTGAATTCATCGAGACCACCCTGTTTGTTTTGGAAATGTCTGGCACCAAAGATAACAGCGATTGGTCGACCTCTGTTGTCATGTCCTTGGGCGAAGACCTTGTCCTGTGTGATTTCATTGGGAACCTCTGACACAGAAAAGAAACCATTTGGAACAAAGGAGCGCCTCCATTTCAAGCACTTGAGGAGCATTGCAGAAGCCTTGTCAACATCTGAATCACGAGCACGCAGAAATCTTCTCATCATCAAATCATCCACTTC contains the following coding sequences:
- the LOC107634602 gene encoding random slug protein 5, with amino-acid sequence MLCVWHVCYIYQAATIHKLKLEEFVERATYKIISLHPLQQNRKRRMAFWRSTTLESNKHDLNTYANPTTTMTTTTTSTATTTTDKEATTTHAELTKIPLMRAFIETHDPSSMHEVDDLMMRRFLRARDSDVDKASAMLLKCLKWRRSFVPNGFFSVSEVPNEITQDKVFAQGHDNRGRPIAVIFGARHFQNKQGGLDEFKRFVVYAFDKLCASMPDGQEKFVGIAELKGWGYSNSDVRGYITALSILQDYYPERLGKLFILHAPYIFMKVWKVIYPFIDNNTRKKIVFVENKKLKSTLLEDIEESQLPEIYGGQLPLVPIQDS